The nucleotide sequence CCGCTACTTTGGGCGGGGGAAGCGGGTGCGCGCCTTCGATGCCCCGGGGGGGCGTTTTGGACTGATGATCTGTGAAGATGCCTGGCACCCCTCGGTCCCTTATATCCTGACAGAGGACGGTGCGATGGTGCTGATTATTCCTTCGGCCAGCCCGGCCAGGCCGGCGGTGGGTGAGCGGGTGGGATCCCAGGAGACGTGGTACCGCACCTTGCGTACCTACGCCCAATTGTTCGGGGTCTACGTTTTGTTTGCTAACCGGGTCGGGGTCGAGGACGGCGTGGCATTTTATGGAGGGTCGGCGGTGGTGGATCCCTTCGGAGAGATCATCGCCGCGGCGCCGGAGTTTGAAGAGACCCTGCTGGTGGTGGATGTGCATGAGGAGGTTCTCCAGCGGAGCCGGTTGACAACTCCCTTGGGGCGGGATGAACAACTGGATGTCACGGTTCGGGAATTGGGTCGGATCTACGAGGGGCGGTACGGAGGGGGGCGGTGGAGTGAACCTTTTTGAGCGTTCCGCCGAGGAGCTGTTGGCGATTTCGGTGCCCCTTGCGGTGAAGATGATGACCCGGTTTTTGCAGGATGAAGTGAGCAAGGCGGGGTTCTCCAAAGTGGTACTCGGTCTTTCCGGGGGCATCGATTCGGCGGTGGTCGCGTATCTTGCCGCCCGGGCTTTTGATCGCGGGCAGATCCTCGCCGTGCTTATGCCGTATAAGACCAGTTCTCCGGCCAGCCTGGACGATGCCAGGAGGGTAGTCGAACAACTGGACTTGCCGAGCGAGATCGTGGACATCACCCCGATGGTGGACGCATTTTTCGCCGGGGATCCCGAGGCGTCGGCGCTGCGCCGGGGAAACCGAATGGCCCGGGAGAGAATGTGCGTGCTGTACGATCGATCGGCCCGGGATGGCGCTCTGGTGATCGGAACCAGTAATAAAACGGAGCTTCTTCTCGGATATGGAACCCAGTTCGGGGATATGGCCTCGGCGATCAATCCCATTGGCGATCTCTACAAAACCCAGATTCGCCAGGTGGCGCGATATCTGGGAGTCCCGAGAGAGATTCAGGAAAAACCGCCGAGCGCCGATTTATGGGCGGATCAGACGGACGAGCAGGAGCTCGGGTTCACATACGAGGAGGTGGACCGCCTCCTCTACTGCATGGTCGATCTGCAGTACAGCCGTCGGGATCTGGTGAATTTGGGCTTTGCGCCCCGGTTTATCGATGCCGTGGCGAAGAGGGTGCGGATCAACCAGTTTAAACGCCGGCCTCCGGTGATCGCCAAGTTGTCTCGGAGGACCATCGGGGTGGATTTTCGCTATCCCCGGGATTGGGGCTTGTGATGAAAGGAAGGGGACGGCATGTCTGGACATTCCAAATGGCACAATATCCAGCGGCGAAAGGGCAAGCAGGATGCGGTGCGGGGGCAGTTGTTTACGAAAATGTCCCGGGAAATTTATGCGGCGACCCGACAAGGCGGCAGTAACCCGGAGACGAATTATCGCCTGAAGACGGCGATCGAGCGGGCCCGGGCGGCCAATATGCCCATGGACAGCATCCAGCGCACCATTGACAAGGCCGCGGGCAATGTGGAAGGTGTCAATTACGAGGAGATGTTTTACGAGGGCTATGGCCCGGGTGGCGCCGCGGTGATGGTGCAGCTGCTCACCGATAACCGCAACCGGACGGCCGCCGAGATCCGGCACATTTTTTCCAAACGGGGCGGAAGTCTCGGCGAGAGTGGGTGTGTGGCTTGGATGTTCGACCGCAAAGGAGTCATCGAAATTTCCCGGGAGGGGTTCCCGGGCTCGGAGGACGACGCCATGATGGCCGCCCTGGAAGCTGGGGCGGAAGATTTTACAGCGGAGGAAGATCGTTACGTGATCACCGTGGCACCCGAGCAACTCCGGGAAGTGCGTGAAAATCTGGAAAAAGCCGGAGTGCCCATCGCAGGGGCCGAGGTGACCTTTGTTCCACAAACCACGGTCAACCTTGAAGGGGACGAAGCCCAGCGGATGGTGGATCTCCTCGAAGCCCTCGAAGAACACGACGATGTACAAAACGTGTTTTCCAATGTGGATCTGAGTGACGAGGACTTGATGTGAAAATATGTGTTAGATCTGTGCCCAACGAGGCAGGGATCGGATAAACCGGGGGGGCCGCGGCGATACTGGGAATGAATCGGGTTTGCGGGAGGAATCGCCCATGGTTCATGCGCCAATGTTTCTGATTCGGGTGTTCACCGCGGTCATCCCGGCGCTGGCGGCGGTCGGTTTTGTTGCGGGTTCCGTCCAAGCGGCCTCGCCGCTGTATCTTCCCACTTTCGGCGTATTTGCGCCGGAACAGGAGGCCCTTTTTGTCACGGAGTACACCGGCGGCCTGTTGCGGATTCACCAGGGGGTGGTGGCGGACGTGACAGAGCCGGCTTTTGCCACGCCCGGGGCGCGCTGGGTGCTGGACGGAGGGCTGACGGTGGTGTCCAATCTGCCGGTGTTTCGGCGTTCGGTGTCCGATATCCCCCTTGACGTGAAGGGACACTTGTACTTTGTCCTTCGCCAGGATAACCATCTGGTTCTCTGCGACGGACAGCCAGGAACCGGGAAGGTGGTCAAAGATTTTGGTCTGCTAAACGTGGAAAGGGCGGCTAAAGGGTTGCCGAAAGGGGCCCTGGATAGTTTGCGGCGCGGGGTTCGGGTGGATGGGCGCGAGGATTATGCCTCCATTTTGGACACGTATGGAGAATATTTACACTGAAAATGAGGCGAGAGGGCGGAGTGCGGGGTGAGGAGAGAAGCAGGGGTGCGCGTGCTCGGAATCGACCCGGGGATCGGCCGGATGGGGTACGGGTTGGTGCGATCACAGGGGAATCGGCTGCGGACAGAAGATTATGGGTGTGTTGAGACCCGGCCGGGACCCATCGGGGAGCGACTGGTCAGAATCTACGAGAAGATGCAGGAACTGCTGCAAAACCTCAACCCTGACGTCGTCGCGGTGGAGCAATTGTTTTTTTATCGGAATGTAACGACAGCGTTTCATGTGGGGCAGGCCCGGGGAGTGGTCTTGCTCGCGGCTCGCCAGGCCGAGGTGGCGGTGGCGGAGTATACGCCGATGCAGGTGAAACAGGCTGTGACGGGATACGGATCGGCGGAAAAAGGGCAGGTTCAGCGCATGGTGGCCATGCTGCTCGGCCTCCCGGCGCCGCCGCGTCCGGACGATGCGGCGGACGCCCTGGCCGTGGCCATTTGCCACTTGCACACTGCGCCGACCATGGCTCTGGTTCGGGGGAGGAATGGGGATGATCGCTTTCCTGCGGGGGAAAATCGCCGGAGTCAATCCTGATCATGTGGTGATGGATGTCCAGGGCGTCGGGTACAAAGTCTATGTGGCCCCCTCCCTGGCCGCCACTCTGCACCCCGGACAAGAGGCGGTTCTGCACACCCAGTTAGTTTGGCGGGAGGATGGTCCGACGCTGTACGGCTTCGCGGATCCCAGGGAGCGGGATTTTTTTGTTCTCGTGCAGACCGTGCCCGGGATAGGGCCCAAGGTGGCTCTCGGCGTGGTGGCTGCGGGAATCGATCGCGTGAGCCGGGCGGTGGTCGAGGAGGATATGGCTTTTTTGCGCGGGCTTTCCGGCGTCGGGCGGAAAACTGCGGACCGGCTTGTGGTCGATCTGAGGGACCGGCTGAGTGGTTTGGTCCCGGATGCCGCCGGTCCCGAACGAGAAGGTTCCGGGGTGCGCCCGATGGAAGATGTCGTTGCGGCTCTGTCGGCGCTTGGCTATAATGAGAGGGAAATCCAGTCCATCATGCCTGTGTTGCGCCGGGAATGGAAAGAAGGCCGCGAACCG is from Kyrpidia tusciae DSM 2912 and encodes:
- a CDS encoding NAD+ synthase; translation: MNLFERSAEELLAISVPLAVKMMTRFLQDEVSKAGFSKVVLGLSGGIDSAVVAYLAARAFDRGQILAVLMPYKTSSPASLDDARRVVEQLDLPSEIVDITPMVDAFFAGDPEASALRRGNRMARERMCVLYDRSARDGALVIGTSNKTELLLGYGTQFGDMASAINPIGDLYKTQIRQVARYLGVPREIQEKPPSADLWADQTDEQELGFTYEEVDRLLYCMVDLQYSRRDLVNLGFAPRFIDAVAKRVRINQFKRRPPVIAKLSRRTIGVDFRYPRDWGL
- a CDS encoding nitrilase-related carbon-nitrogen hydrolase — encoded protein: MPFRVGLVQMRPVLGDVAENARRHVMWVEKAKGAGCDLVVFPELSLTGYWLKDLAVDCARMVEDREVRQVIQASRHADIVFGMVEMTKRYTLYNTALYVSGGEVVYRHHKVYPPTYGMFEENRYFGRGKRVRAFDAPGGRFGLMICEDAWHPSVPYILTEDGAMVLIIPSASPARPAVGERVGSQETWYRTLRTYAQLFGVYVLFANRVGVEDGVAFYGGSAVVDPFGEIIAAAPEFEETLLVVDVHEEVLQRSRLTTPLGRDEQLDVTVRELGRIYEGRYGGGRWSEPF
- the ruvC gene encoding crossover junction endodeoxyribonuclease RuvC, whose product is MRVLGIDPGIGRMGYGLVRSQGNRLRTEDYGCVETRPGPIGERLVRIYEKMQELLQNLNPDVVAVEQLFFYRNVTTAFHVGQARGVVLLAARQAEVAVAEYTPMQVKQAVTGYGSAEKGQVQRMVAMLLGLPAPPRPDDAADALAVAICHLHTAPTMALVRGRNGDDRFPAGENRRSQS
- a CDS encoding YebC/PmpR family DNA-binding transcriptional regulator gives rise to the protein MSGHSKWHNIQRRKGKQDAVRGQLFTKMSREIYAATRQGGSNPETNYRLKTAIERARAANMPMDSIQRTIDKAAGNVEGVNYEEMFYEGYGPGGAAVMVQLLTDNRNRTAAEIRHIFSKRGGSLGESGCVAWMFDRKGVIEISREGFPGSEDDAMMAALEAGAEDFTAEEDRYVITVAPEQLREVRENLEKAGVPIAGAEVTFVPQTTVNLEGDEAQRMVDLLEALEEHDDVQNVFSNVDLSDEDLM
- a CDS encoding BofC C-terminal domain-containing protein, which codes for MVHAPMFLIRVFTAVIPALAAVGFVAGSVQAASPLYLPTFGVFAPEQEALFVTEYTGGLLRIHQGVVADVTEPAFATPGARWVLDGGLTVVSNLPVFRRSVSDIPLDVKGHLYFVLRQDNHLVLCDGQPGTGKVVKDFGLLNVERAAKGLPKGALDSLRRGVRVDGREDYASILDTYGEYLH
- the ruvA gene encoding Holliday junction branch migration protein RuvA, which codes for MIAFLRGKIAGVNPDHVVMDVQGVGYKVYVAPSLAATLHPGQEAVLHTQLVWREDGPTLYGFADPRERDFFVLVQTVPGIGPKVALGVVAAGIDRVSRAVVEEDMAFLRGLSGVGRKTADRLVVDLRDRLSGLVPDAAGPEREGSGVRPMEDVVAALSALGYNEREIQSIMPVLRREWKEGREPEEMIRLALSQLAHR